One Callithrix jacchus isolate 240 chromosome 4, calJac240_pri, whole genome shotgun sequence genomic window, ATGAAGGAAACTTCAAGGCCTCACTCATCCCTCGGCCAATCACAAGAGTCTGTATACCTTTCTCAACAACTTCCTTCACATCTGCAGGCTGCACTCCAGGAGAATGCTCAGTTCCTGTTTCTCTCCAATCCCAAGTCCGACTACCCCCTGGCCATACTTTGCAGTCCTTATAGGTTGTATTAGAGCCTTGTACTTTCATTTGCCCCCATGATAAGGAAGCAATTTCAGGGGAAG contains:
- the LOC108591407 gene encoding mth938 domain-containing protein; the protein is MTSPEIASLSWGQMKVQGSNTTYKDCKVWPGGSRTWDWRETGTEHSPGVQPADVKEVVEKGIQTLVIGRGMSEALKFPSSTVEYLKKHGIDVQVLQTEQAVKEYNALVAQGVRVGGVFHSTC